A genomic window from Deltaproteobacteria bacterium PRO3 includes:
- a CDS encoding 4'-phosphopantetheinyl transferase superfamily protein, with translation MCRGEPCVRPNAGILQFYEICHNAKPVEAVRERPLQSLQKCSISKSSSKKTHTKLPRSTHPTSLIEIYPNIPYQRVVTPLPTPLWSSVSPEFTLPPGEVHVWRAELDVAAKTLAELRELLDEAERARADRFLRAEDRLRFTAARGLLRRLLGWYLQTPPQKIRFAYGPQGRPELAGPAPGAGLRFNLSHSGEIVLIAFARDRAVGVDVEALRAPVDEAALARRYFRPEESARLAALPEAQRRREFFRLWTRKEALLKAKGLGVSGIAVAPESDPEFLTMSLELEEGYAAALAYRRPEARLGLFRWV, from the coding sequence ATTTGTAGGGGCGAACCTTGTGTTCGCCCCAATGCAGGGATTTTGCAATTCTACGAAATTTGTCATAACGCAAAACCCGTAGAGGCCGTTCGCGAACGGCCCCTACAGAGCCTGCAAAAATGCAGCATATCGAAATCAAGCTCTAAGAAAACCCACACGAAGCTCCCCCGTTCTACCCACCCCACCTCACTGATTGAAATTTACCCCAACATCCCTTACCAAAGAGTCGTGACCCCTCTGCCCACGCCCCTCTGGTCCTCCGTCTCCCCGGAATTCACCCTCCCGCCGGGCGAGGTCCACGTCTGGCGCGCCGAACTCGACGTCGCCGCCAAGACCCTGGCCGAGCTGCGCGAGCTTTTGGACGAGGCCGAGCGCGCCCGGGCCGACCGCTTCCTGCGCGCCGAGGACCGCCTGCGCTTCACCGCCGCGCGCGGCCTGCTGCGGCGGCTCTTGGGCTGGTACCTGCAAACCCCGCCGCAGAAGATCCGCTTCGCCTACGGCCCCCAGGGCCGCCCCGAGCTCGCCGGCCCGGCGCCCGGCGCCGGCCTGCGCTTCAACCTCTCCCATTCCGGAGAAATCGTCCTGATCGCCTTCGCCCGCGACCGCGCGGTGGGCGTCGACGTCGAGGCCCTGCGCGCTCCGGTGGACGAGGCGGCCCTGGCCCGCCGCTACTTTCGCCCCGAAGAGTCCGCCCGCCTGGCCGCCCTGCCCGAGGCCCAGCGGCGCCGCGAGTTCTTCCGCCTGTGGACGCGCAAGGAGGCCCTGCTCAAGGCGAAGGGCCTGGGCGTGAGCGGCATCGCGGTCGCGCCCGAGTCGGATCCGGAATTTTTGACGATGTCCCTCGAGCTGGAAGAGGGCTACGCGGCGGCCCTGGCCTACCGCCGGCCCGAGGCGCGGCTAGGCCTGTTCCGCTGGGTTTAG
- a CDS encoding ABC transporter ATP-binding protein, with the protein MTLLQIENLDKSYRVADRSVPILRNLSLSLSAGERVALVGPSGCGKSTLLQIVAGLDRADGGRVRLGEVDLGALDASALALLRRRELGIVFQFFNLFSSLTLLDNVLLPGLLERAPARPLRARAEGLLERVGLAAKRGARTGELSGGEMQRAALCRALLLKPKLLLADEPTGNLDSENRRRVYALLRDLSREEGCAVLLATHDAEAAAWTDRGLAMRDGRVAPA; encoded by the coding sequence ATGACGCTCCTTCAAATCGAAAACTTGGATAAAAGCTACCGTGTCGCGGATCGCTCGGTGCCGATCTTGCGGAATCTCAGCCTCTCCCTCTCGGCCGGCGAGCGCGTCGCCTTGGTCGGCCCCTCCGGCTGCGGCAAGAGCACCTTGCTGCAAATCGTCGCCGGCCTCGACCGCGCCGACGGCGGCCGCGTCCGGCTGGGCGAGGTCGACCTGGGCGCGCTCGACGCCAGCGCCCTGGCCCTGCTGCGGCGCCGCGAGCTGGGCATCGTCTTTCAATTCTTCAACCTCTTCTCCTCGCTCACCCTGCTCGACAACGTCCTGCTGCCGGGCCTGCTGGAGCGCGCCCCCGCGCGGCCGCTGCGCGCGCGGGCCGAGGGCCTGCTGGAGCGCGTGGGACTTGCCGCCAAGCGCGGGGCGCGGACGGGCGAGCTCTCCGGCGGCGAGATGCAGCGGGCGGCGCTGTGCCGGGCCCTGCTGCTTAAGCCCAAGCTCCTGCTCGCCGACGAGCCCACCGGCAACCTCGACTCCGAGAATCGTCGTCGCGTCTACGCGCTGCTGCGCGACCTGAGCCGCGAGGAGGGCTGCGCGGTGCTGCTGGCCACGCACGACGCCGAGGCCGCCGCCTGGACCGACCGCGGCCTCGCGATGCGGGACGGAAGGGTGGCGCCCGCTTGA
- a CDS encoding FtsX-like permease family protein has translation MKLFRLITLPYWRRRALKTFLTVLGMASGIAVYTAIDLSNRSALRSFEESVRRIGGDADLAVVGRERKVADADYAAVLLLPGTRAATPQLEAQGLCGADAKTSFTLLGVDPLSRGAFFSGAGARPPGDARPWLELMAGPGTALVPATLAARCGIRDGEAFTVLLRGRPVALRARLGGGGDPAFADSGLIFADVATAQEALGELGHLTRIEIKLDPGSESAWRAAAARGLAAGLGFEGREASLGRGRDLLKAFQLNLLSLALVAVFVAVFIVYNSASLSVLHRRADLAVLRALGATRRQIASAFAIEVLLLGALSGLLGVALGAALARALFGAIAQTVQNLYLAGTELRLFDDWRSAGIALGLALGASGLGALVPLAEVFSTGPAEAVRRLGYERRLRRHPLLLAGVAALMFAAAFASAALSSIHRPAWGFVTAFAVLLGFLTLTPGVMRGALSLLTRAAGALRLGYGQVASAQIAENPYRYGVVTAALALGVALWLGVSLMISSFRGTVVDWIGTTIRGDLYLTLSDNPGNRYASFLSEAFIRDAEALPGVARRDFLRVIPARLGTEELTLSGVELRDLLARGQFKILSGESAAFARPPGDAAWAAVSESFARRRGLKPGDVFRIATEWGAWDLRVGAVLYDYTSERGIVYVERGDFAAFSGDGRIHGIALYLEDPAQAEALAARVRAFPSAPPTLEARPNREVRERVLRIFDETFQTTEALKLVALFVAFLGILTTLSILLEEKRREVGLLQALGATPAQLAGYALSQGAALGLCGWLLGAFCGVALCWVIIRVINYDHFGWTIFFRPDWGLLGQSFGLTMLVATLATLWPMRYLRKIQPGEALRFEE, from the coding sequence TTGAAGCTCTTCCGGCTCATCACCCTCCCCTACTGGCGGCGCCGCGCGCTCAAGACCTTCCTGACCGTCCTCGGCATGGCCTCGGGGATCGCGGTCTATACGGCCATCGACCTCTCCAACCGCTCGGCGCTGCGCTCCTTCGAGGAGTCGGTGCGGCGCATCGGCGGCGACGCGGACCTGGCCGTCGTCGGGCGGGAGCGCAAGGTCGCCGACGCGGACTACGCCGCCGTCCTGCTGCTGCCGGGCACCCGCGCCGCGACGCCGCAGCTGGAGGCGCAGGGGCTGTGCGGGGCCGACGCGAAAACTTCCTTCACCCTGCTCGGCGTCGACCCCTTGAGCCGCGGGGCCTTTTTCTCCGGCGCCGGCGCGCGGCCGCCGGGCGACGCGCGGCCCTGGCTGGAGCTGATGGCCGGGCCCGGCACGGCGCTGGTGCCGGCGACCCTCGCCGCCCGCTGCGGGATTCGCGACGGGGAGGCGTTCACGGTTTTGCTGCGCGGCCGGCCGGTCGCGCTTCGCGCGCGGCTGGGCGGCGGGGGCGACCCGGCCTTCGCCGACTCGGGGCTGATCTTCGCCGACGTCGCCACGGCGCAGGAGGCCTTGGGCGAGCTGGGACACCTGACGCGGATCGAGATTAAACTGGATCCCGGCTCGGAATCGGCCTGGCGCGCGGCGGCCGCGCGGGGGCTGGCGGCCGGCCTGGGCTTCGAGGGCCGCGAGGCGAGCCTCGGGCGCGGGAGGGATTTGCTCAAGGCCTTCCAGCTCAACCTGCTCTCGCTGGCCCTGGTCGCGGTCTTCGTCGCGGTCTTCATCGTCTACAACTCGGCGAGCCTCTCGGTGCTGCACCGGCGTGCCGACTTGGCGGTGCTGCGCGCCCTGGGCGCGACGCGGCGGCAGATCGCCTCGGCCTTCGCGATCGAGGTCCTGCTGCTGGGGGCCTTGAGCGGCCTCCTTGGCGTCGCGCTGGGCGCCGCGCTGGCCCGCGCGCTGTTCGGCGCCATCGCCCAAACCGTTCAAAATCTCTACCTCGCCGGCACCGAGCTGAGGCTCTTCGACGATTGGCGCAGCGCCGGAATCGCGCTGGGCCTGGCGCTGGGGGCCTCGGGCTTGGGCGCGCTGGTGCCACTGGCGGAGGTCTTTTCGACCGGCCCGGCCGAGGCGGTGCGGCGCCTCGGCTACGAGCGGCGGCTGCGGCGGCACCCCCTCCTGCTGGCGGGGGTCGCGGCGCTGATGTTCGCCGCCGCCTTCGCGAGTGCCGCCTTAAGCTCGATCCACCGTCCCGCTTGGGGTTTCGTGACCGCCTTCGCCGTCCTGCTGGGCTTCCTCACGCTCACGCCCGGCGTGATGCGCGGGGCCCTTTCCCTGCTGACCCGCGCGGCGGGGGCGCTGCGCCTGGGCTACGGCCAGGTCGCCAGCGCCCAGATCGCGGAAAATCCCTACCGCTACGGCGTCGTCACCGCCGCGCTGGCCCTGGGCGTCGCGCTGTGGCTGGGCGTGAGCCTGATGATCTCGTCGTTTCGCGGCACCGTCGTCGACTGGATCGGGACGACGATCCGCGGGGATCTCTACCTCACGCTGAGCGACAATCCGGGGAACCGCTATGCGAGCTTTCTCTCCGAGGCGTTTATCCGGGACGCGGAGGCCCTGCCGGGGGTGGCGCGGCGCGACTTCCTGCGCGTCATCCCGGCGCGACTCGGCACGGAGGAGCTGACGCTTTCCGGCGTCGAGCTGCGTGACTTGCTCGCGCGGGGGCAATTCAAGATCCTCTCCGGAGAGTCGGCCGCCTTCGCAAGGCCGCCCGGAGATGCCGCTTGGGCGGCGGTCTCGGAGTCCTTCGCGCGGCGGCGGGGGCTAAAGCCGGGGGATGTCTTTCGGATCGCGACCGAGTGGGGGGCCTGGGATTTGCGCGTCGGTGCGGTTCTCTACGACTACACCTCCGAGCGCGGCATCGTCTACGTCGAGCGGGGCGACTTCGCCGCCTTCAGCGGCGACGGGCGGATCCACGGCATCGCGCTCTATCTGGAGGATCCCGCGCAGGCCGAGGCCTTGGCCGCGCGGGTCCGCGCCTTCCCTTCCGCCCCGCCCACCCTCGAGGCGCGGCCCAACCGCGAGGTGCGCGAGCGGGTGCTGCGGATCTTCGACGAAACCTTCCAAACGACCGAGGCCCTCAAGTTGGTCGCGCTCTTCGTCGCCTTCTTGGGCATCTTGACGACGCTGTCGATCCTGTTGGAGGAAAAGCGCCGCGAGGTGGGGCTGCTGCAGGCACTGGGCGCGACGCCCGCGCAACTGGCGGGCTACGCGCTCAGCCAGGGTGCGGCGCTGGGGCTTTGCGGGTGGCTGTTGGGGGCGTTCTGCGGCGTGGCGCTGTGTTGGGTGATCATTCGGGTCATCAACTACGATCACTTCGGTTGGACGATCTTCTTTCGGCCCGACTGGGGGCTGCTGGGGCAGAGCTTCGGGCTGACGATGCTGGTCGCGACGCTGGCGACGCTGTGGCCGATGAGGTATTTGAGGAAGATTCAGCCGGGCGAGGCGCTGCGGTTTGAAGAGTAG